GATCAATTACTTTTTGagaaagtatttaaaaattttcataaaaatagaattaatctttgaaaaattttcatCCAAACACATGACCTTGAACACGTAATGGATCTTGAAGTACTATTTCCGCATCCCCCTGACCAAATCCACCGACATTACGATTACTTGTTAATGGCTGATCAAGTTTGATAGATTCACCTTCTGAAACAAGAAGTTCTGGTTCTGGAGGTATAATATCAATCACTTCACGCTTATCCAATGCATCTACTATAGTGATTTCGtatcccctttttcttttcgtACTATTTTTTTGAATATACATGCTGCTGTAgcattataaacattattattacttttgcTCCCGTCAAGATAAATCTGGCCCTTCCCCTGTTCCCGCCTACGTATatcggatattttaataaatgaatatcTCTTTTACTAGCGGGATCCGAGTAATTAATGAACAAAATATTGCAGAATCTAAAGTAGCTCTAGTATATGGTCAAATGAATGAACCACCCNGAGCTCGTATGAGGGTTGGTTTAACTGCCCTAACTATGGCGGAATATTTTTGAGATGTCAATGAACAAGATGTACTTCTATTTATCGACAATATCTTCCGCTTCGTTCAAGCAGGATCTGAAGTATCTGCCTTATTGGGTCGAATGCCCTCTGCTGTGGGTTATCAACCCACTCTTAGTACTGAAATGGGTTCTTTACAAGAAAGAATCACTTCTACCAAAGAAGGGTCCGTAACTTCTATTCAAGTAATTTATGTACGTGCAGACGATTTAAcgctttttcaaaaaaaaaatgaaagaaaatattgatgGGAAATCTGTTTTGCGTGACTCTATAGTGTTGTATACTCCTTTTATAATCCTAAAAACTTTAAGGTTGAGGTTCATCCTTCTAAAGCTCCTAAAGGAGATTTTAGTCAACGCTTCTTCTTTTACTTAGATTAAATGTAATCTGGATTCTTTTCATAAAAACAGTACTTACAATACTAGTTTCCAGACACTCTTTAAAATTTCTAGAAAGGTTGGATATCTACATAAtgacttttttaatttcttagagGTCCAATGGTGCTCGAGTTGGACTTTCTCCTTATGGTTATTGGTTTCTGCACTCCCACAATTACTAATTACATCCCCACGACAGGAAAAGACTTAATCATCTTTTACCATTGTACCACACTACCCCACCGCAGCCGCTCCCATCATCACAGcagaagaaaaggaggaaaaaaaaaacaaaatccagAAAGCTCTTTCCGAAACTCATTCCACGGGTTctgaaaaactttttttcaGAAGACCTTTCATATAGGAGTGTTTCATAAAATTCATTCTAAATGACATTATATATTCTGGAAAGTTTGTTCCAGAAATCCCATCCTAGAAAACTTATTTCGGAATGCATTTCATGTATTTCGAAAAATTTGTTCCAAAAATCTGGTTCAAAAATTCTATTTTGGATATATCTATTCgaaaatttgtttaagaaatGAATAATCCAAAAGTTGCTTtcatgaaagataaaatatcattttaaaaatctgAGGGTGTGGATGAAGAAATTGTGAGGGTACAGGAAGTAAAACCCTGAAGTTACCCCTCTTGAACTGTACGAAAAGGATAAACATTGCTCACCAATGGTTCATAccagtatttttctttttctgttttgcacTACTTTTCCAGTTGcatattgatattaaattgttaCAGTATCGAGAAATGGTTGAACATGGCGCACAAATAGTGAATATGGCACCAAAAATTGACTGGTGACTAATGTGAAGAAACGTAACATCAGTTAAACTCCGTTTAACGCCATAATAATCTATACTTATTTTTCAGATCTAGTCTTATCTTATTTTAGAATACACATAGGTTTTCCCTTTAAATGCTTTCTGAAATGTATGGAACAAGACACCTGCATAATCATGTAAGAATTAAGTGAGATGGTATACATTTTAAACCACCGATACgaacagtttttttttctatatcaaAAATGGTTTCTATGGCGTGTAAAGAATATGGAAGTTGAAATTTCAATTCATCTTCAATTCTTGATAACCAATGTCTCATCTTATTTCTCAATTATTACATTCAACTAACAAAATTGATGTACCTTAATAAAGAAAACTAATCATCAATTTACCACATTATCAATTTCATATTTCCATTGCAAAGACTGAAAAATCATCCCACTGATTCTGAATttcaggaaaaataaaaatagacaagtaAAGACGTGACATGTAGAAAAGGGAACAAGCCCTTCTTAGCTTTCCCAATTAAAACATGAACATGATGTACAACACCATGGAGAGTGCTGAACGATCTTAATGTGAATCTTCTTCTTCACAGAATTTGGAATACTTTTCTGAATCCATCAACTTGTTTAGTTCGCCACTGTCGGACAGTTCAACCTTAATTATCCATCCATCTTTATATGGGCTTGAGTTGACCTGTGTGAAGAAATGTAGGACAACATGAAAACTTAGTGTTTATAGAAAAAGTAATCATTGCAATACTTCATTGATACATAGGCGTAGTGATCCAAGATGTAGcatacaaaaacaacaaagtaCAAAAAGGGGGGAGAATAGTCCGTGTCTATAAACTCAGCATACACATTTTGTCTTTCATGTAAAATGTTGTTCTTTAAGAATTAAGCAAAAAAACTCACCAAAGCAGGAGAGCTACTAAGCTCTTCATTAACTTCGATCACTTTTCCTGAAACAGGAGAGTTAATATCACTAGTTGCCTTCACACTTTCAACTGCACCAAAACTGTCTCCTTGTGTCACGGTGGCTCCCACTTCAGGCAACTCAACATACACAACATCACCCAAATGATCTTGGGCATGATCAGTTATGCCAACGGTTGCAGAATTTCCATCAACCTTGACCCACTCGTGGGAATCAGCATACTTCAGATCTTTAACAACTGCAAGTAAACATGGACGAAGCCAACAATGCAAGTTAGATGTTCTTTTTCGTATATGGAAGCCTTTATGTAGATGAACAACATAAATCTTATTTGCAACAACTGCAAAAACAACCAAACATTTCCATATCCTACAGGTTCAAATGCAATATTACATTTGACATATAATTGCAGATGTGGATAAGAGTCAGAAAAACATCAAAGCCCTTGAGATGTTTACATTTAAGATATGAAACTAAGCAGTTGTGTGATGGAAATGTTTACCCAGCCAATTAGGACGAATGAGTATAAAGGATCAAGTtaggtaaaatttaaaatattactcaACGACAAGAAATTGACAAATGTATCCCAAAAATGCATTGCCGAAAAAAGGCAATGGTTAACTTCAAAAAGCCAAAACACCCAAAATTATTTTCTAGCAAATTTCCAAAATGCActagaaaacaacaaaaatcctTTCTCTCTGATCTTATATTAAATCTAGCAAACAGCATAGCCACAACCCATGCTTCGAACTTTCATTAATAAACTCTGAAAACGCATACAAATgtcaaatgttttaaatttaatggaaTTTATCCTAGTTAAAATCCCTCTTACCCCTTCTATCTCTATACACTATCTATTACCAGCTCCACCCTTGTCATCCTCCTGTTTGATCATACCAGGTTCAGAATGCAACATATTTTATAGGTCACAGATAATACTGCCATTAAGCATGTgaagataatattataaaagattagACGTATTATTCGTATGCTACTTTTTAGGGTGGGTGGGTGGGTGGGTGCACTTTCCCCCCACCACCGTTCAGAAAGCTCCGTGCCATTAAAGTACATGCACAGATAATAACATCAAGGAAACGgtgcaaaaaaacaaaaaatgtgaaCAGTGCCATCAAATTGAGAGATCTGAATCCACGCACTATAAGTTAGCACAATGATGAATGCACTTCATACATCAGAAATCGTACAAAGAAATGTGAATTTCCAATCTCGAAaagaacaaaccctagattCAGATCATTAAAGGAAATACATGGATCAAGATCCACAGCgtagcagaaaaagaaaaacaaattttgtatgatgaatgaaaaaaaaaaaaaaaaaagagcagaTCGCAGCATAACAGAGAGAGGAGAAAGGGTTAAGGAGAAAGGATGTTACCATTGGAAAAGCCTCTGTTGAAGACAGAGATCCTGAGATAAGAAGCAGCCCTTGAAGCCCACAATTGCCTGCAAGccatttctctcttctcttctctatGTATCTGTGAGTTTAACACTTTTGCTTTGTGGTGATCATGAAGAGACAACTTCCCACTTATTTATATTGCTGAGGGTTGGTgaaagttttctttctttttttattccttaTTCCTTAATACtatctatttttaattaggaaaatattttatctttttttaaaaacaagatATATTCTCTctcatttattaattatttgttggcATTTCAATTGGATTCATGGACTGTTTGTGATAACACTACTACAGaaacttattataataatatattattatattataagaataaatacagtactaaaagtaaatataaaaatacccTTGTAAATATTGccttttagttttctttttagtatatataaaatattttgttacttttaaggtttaatcatttcagACATCCATATTTTTGTAGAATTGTCTCAAATAGGTtctcgtatttttttttatctcaggtccttatttttgtaaaattgaatcaattaaaatctTACCGTTAAGTTTCAGTGGACGACGTTAAATTTGCTTAATCATGGCATGCTAAcgaaacaaaatttaatgacGTGGCACAAGATTGCATTAGGTGGAATTTTATTATGCATTAAGTGAAATTTAAAGCATTGTCTTATTCCTTGATCCTTGAGTCTTCCTTCTTCTTATTAAGGTTATTGAAGTTGCAGTGGTTTCACCCAGATCATTCAAAAATATCTTATCTTTTCTGTCAAGCAATCAGTGTCTCATTTTTGTTCATCCAATACAACATAAGGAATGTATATATTACAGAATCTCAAATAGTAAACGTTCTTCCTGTTGGCTAATCTGGTTACCATGGAAAGTTCATCACAAAGAACTGAGAAGCTCAACTAGATACAAAAAACTAGAATTACAGTACACTTAATCTAAAAAGAATACACCTTTCAAGATCAACAAGAATTTATCTACATTCCAAAACAAATACTTGAAAAGGAACATGCCTTTGATCACCCTCCTCAACAAAATCGCCTTTGGAGGCCAAGAAGTGGAATTTGGGGACAAGCATTCAAGAAATTAGGAACAAAGAACACAGATCTGATGTCCCATTATGCATTTTTAACACTTAACTAAggaattagaaaaaaagtatatgacTTTCCTCTTCCCAATTCCCCTGAACCGTTTGCCACAGTACAATCAATGTTCAATATCTGATTCAATTCCAAAACCTAACTCTATCAATTGCATTGCCCTCTTTTTTCCACCCCTTCAATGGCCAATGTCTTTGTCGCTGCGGAGTGGCAACTCCTCTACAACCGCTATTACCGCAAGCCCGCATCAAGGTCGTTGTTGCGCCCTTCGACAGCCTGGTCGCCCGTCATCCGTTGCGGATTATGCGTTTTGGGGGAACAACTTGGTTTGCATCGTTGATGTGAATCAACTTTTCTGCATCGCGAATTTGAAGAACCCAAGGGGGGTGAATGATGTTGTGGTGCTTGTTGTGGAGGAGGATGGCGTGCAGAGGCTCGGGGAGTGAGTTCTGCGTGGACCACTGCAGAAGATGGTGGTTTCACGCGAGGCTGTTAGCGAGGCGGAGCTGGGAGCAGCGACGGTGGAAAAGGTGCTGAAGCTGGTGGAGGCGGTGTCTCCGACGAGCGAGAGACGGTGATGTTGAACAAGGTTCTGAAAGTGTGTGGCGAAAGAgattaggtttaattattttatatttttgtcagaAGTTATAgtataaattaggtttaattatttaaaacttttaggtttaattatttaatacatgATAAAATTCCACCTAACTCAGTCTCATGCCATGTAATTAAAATCTGCTTTGTCAGCACGTCATGATTCAACAAATTTAACGTCGTCTACTCAAACTTAACGGTAAGGCtctaattgattcaattttacaacaATAGGGAtttaattgagataaaaaaaatacgagGACCAATTTGAAATAATCCTACGAAAATAGGGATGTcggaaatgattaaacctactTTTAAATATCCAACCTTTGTTTAATGTTGTTTCTTTAGTCTCTATAGTTTATTACAGTTAATTTGGtgctaaaattgaaaaatattaactaaaataaaaataaatatattaaaataactctGTTATTTtagctaaaataaaaattatattatattattttttacaaataaaattactgcatttatctttactttttttaaaatttaatatgtcAATGGTAAAACtccataaaatagtattttaaaagtggtggtaatataaaaattgtgagACTAGAGTATCTTaatgttaaatgattttattataaatagttttgatataaattacttttattattttaaaatgcattATCTCTTTAGAAATCGTTTTTCTAGAGCTTTCTaccttctttttatcttttcttactCCATGATCTTCTCTTTAACGATCAGGAGGTGCCTAAACGAATATGGCATCAAGGCCTACAAATCTAACTGATTAATATTTGTCTTAGAGCAAGTTTCTACtcattttctttcctctttgtTCAGTCAATGATCATGCATAGAATGGTTATGCATGTATCATTTAGCtctcttttcttgttcttggtGAATGTAGAGTTTTTAAATGTAGAGTTCTAAAAACTCTGTGTGTTTCCAATTCAGTGCCTTGTAGGTCCATTTAGgaatttcttgtgttttaagtGACCGACAAGACGTTTCTGTGGGTTGAGCCCTTattttgaggtaagggaagctagactttattttagttgtatttgtagtctaaatttaataataatataaattttagacgTTTTAGTAAAAATTGGTGTGTTTGGATAAATTTGATGTATGTAAATTGGTGGTTTTAATGATATGGTGTTATTGCAATTGATGTGATAATATGTTTTCTATCATATTTTGCTTTAATTGTGTGTGATAAGGatatttgattgtttgaaacaaaattcaagTGGTTGTGAGAGCATTGGTCAAGTTACTTAGACTTTAAGCTTAAAAGGAGAGGTTTTGGGTagtgaaatctataaataggtaTGGGAATTCCATGGGATCTGTTTTGGTACTGTCATGAGGTAATTTAGAACTTGTTAGGAGAGATTATATGGTTAAAAACTGTGTGAAATAAAAAGGGTGTTTATAGGGGttgttttcaaatgtttttagTGTAAAAAGAGGATTGAGTAGTGAAATGTTGAGGTAAGTGGTCTGCACTATTTTGAAAGGTTAGATGTATGTTATCACACTTATTAGGACTTGCTTAAGTGCGTAAACCAGTAAAATTTGTTTCTGAAATGGAAAATGACTTCATAGGTTGAGTTTTTAGCCCATTTTAAAGGTTCTAAGGGGTGAAATTAGAAGTAGGATAACTAGGAGTATTATGTGGTTTTGGAGTGCACTAGTAAGTGCATAGGACTTGCTTATGCAGGTTGCAAACTAGTTTGAGGGTTTAAAAGGGTAGAAGTGAAATTGGGTAGCTTGTAGGATTGAAAAATGAGTTTTCAAATGTCAAATTAAGTGACAACAAGGTTCTCTAAGTTTTCTCAAGTTCTGGATGGTTGTAAAGGTCTATAGAAGTTGGGGGTAAGGTTCCCAAAGTCAAATTCATAGTACTTTTGGTTGTTGGCATACCGCTGGACCGAATAGGTGTGGTTTCGTTGGGCGCCACCAATCTGTACTACAACAGTTTTGGGGAGTTTTCAGGGTTCTGGATGTCCGTTTTGAACGTTCTTTAAGTCATTTTGGGGATTTTTGGACCCTTTCGAAACtattggtgatggtttcaaaattgttttcctCACCTAAATGTGGGTAATAAGATGCCTTAGATAATTGTGTTATTATGTGACTTTTAATGACTTGTAAGGGTGTTTATGGTTGTTTAATGTATAAGGAGAGGTTTCATGTGATAGTATGCAATATTTGTGTGAAGTATTATGTATATGATGTGATGATTTTCGAGTAATATATGAGGTATGGATTTTGTGTATCATGTGAAAagagttccaaggaggaatttCTTATTGGGAGATTTCATTTGGAACTAGTATATATTGTAAGAATTCGATATGGACGTTATCTTGATACTCTAACGATCAtacatgctcaattagagagtgatgagtcattgTATGACAGCTTTGagtgactcatcactctctaattgagcaaaGGGCGTATTTCaaggactaaccttgtatgACAACTTTGAGTGAGTTAGTTGTTCCACCATACAAGTGCAAAACATTTCCATGACTCGACATTTATACTAGATTGTAAAGGCTTTGGCCAAGTGTAAATATGGagaatattcaaatatttgtgTGATTGGaattgtatattaaattatatattactatGTATCATTGTTTTATCATCATTAGCTTAACCTTGCTATTGTCTTTGCTTGTTTGTGTATGTTTCTTTTTTGCAATGGTCACCTTAATGGGTGTGAGCTTAGAGAAGATATATTCTAGTTAATTCAGTGTGAGGAGGAGGATGAAGCAACATCGTATATAAGTTTTGATTTCAAGTGTAGAATCTCCTTCTCTAGAAGCTTCGGGTTTCTTGTAAGTCATCATCGctttattttagttgttttatgatattaaaatgggatgttacattaacaataacttttacattatttttttttaaatgatatggatttaaaagtaatgtttttgtttttataaaaatttcttaaagTTAGCGTATAAATGCAAATGTTAAACACTGAAAAAGTTCAATTTTAGGAAGGAAATTTTCGGTTgttaaatactaaaatttagTGTGTATATCAATTagaaatcaaaatagaaaaaaatatttagtgatcaaaattaaaatagtcaTTAATCATCTACTAAATTTTGGTTGACTTATtaatttgtctttattttttttttcaaagttaaaataaaagaaatcatgttagaaatataattttttttttatatttgcaaTGATAATATAACTTGTGTTATTGTACGTTGATTATTAAAGTGgcaaaaaattgaagaaaagctGGAAAGGAGTTCTTGTTttacttttgaatatttttagttaattcagtttatttgtttttgggaatttgaattaaaaattacacCTTTGTAATAAAAGTCTTTTTATTGGATTTTagtaaactattattttattcgAATGTTCTTTGAGTTATTTGTTtgatgaaaaaatttattaaccCGTACAAATGCGACGTTACAATATTGATTGTTAATTAACTTGTAAAagctaaaatataaaacatttttttaaatttggtagctgacaatttaattaattagaaaaaggttaaattaggtatacatttttattcaaaaatctcaattgtctctctttcttttacttttatatatcaaagagatgttattttcatgatttttttattttaaaaaataaaatatttattacgcGTTAAGTTGACATTATACTATATAATGTGATATCCTGTCATATTTTagtttatcttatatttttattttcttttatttttacttttaatttgattctatatttttattttgttttgttttaaattaatcaattttttctcttattaaattaaaacctaatttaatgtttatacaaatattatgcaagtatttttattaaaattaatatttttattaaatatttttaataatattaagtttatttaaattaatattctttttgtaCTTTCAAAATTACATACATAACctttaatcttttattaatttttttacttttctcttcACCTTTTTCTGTGGTGATCTTAATAATCATTGCactctttttattctttaattggTTTTCGAAAACTGATTAAAAGAGGAGTAATCCTCCCTGCACCTCCTGGATCTCGTCCTGCATCTCCTCCCTCACGTTTAATTTCAACTGTGTCCCTATCAGCCTTGTCCCCCTATGGTCTTGGGTTTATAAAAAGTAACTCTGCCGCAATTCAAAAAAACCCTACACCCCCTATTTTCATCTTCCCTGACCAGTCTTCCTCCCCTTCCCTCCCCTCCAACCAGTGCATCCCCTCCTTTCAACCAGTGCATCCTCCGTGCTCGTAAGTTGGTGCTATCGCGTGGGCTGTCAGCGTAGCAGGTAGCTGGAGGTAGCTGGGTGAAGGTTAGTATTTCTCCACTGGTAGTTGTAGATCTGGTCGTAGATGTAGATCTGGTTTGTTAACCGCAAATGGTACTGCAACCGCAAGTCGTTTTGCGGTTAAGGAGCGCCGCAGCTCGATCGGCGTCTGCAAACAACCGTTGTTCGATCTGCGGTTGTTTTGGATTGGGGGTGCATGGGAGAAACGCAGCTCAAGCTGCGGTTGGCGTGAAACGCAGTTCAGACTGCGTTGGCTGTAAACGCAGNNNNNNNNNNNNNNNNNNNNNNNNNNNNNNNNNNNNNNNNNNNNNNNNNNNNNNNNNNNNNNNNNNNNNNNNNNNNNNNNNNNNNNNNNNNNNNNNNNNNNNNNNNNNNNNNNNNNNNNNNNNNNNNNNNNNNNNNNNNNNNNNNNNNNNNNNNNNNNNNNNNNNNNNNNNNNNNNNNNNNNNNNNNNNNNNNNNNNNNNNNNNNNNNNNNNNNNNNNNNNNNNNNNNNNNNNNNNNNNNNNNNNNNNNNNNNNNNNNNNNNNNNNNNNNNNNNNNNNNNNNNNNNNNNNNNNNNNNNNNNNNNNNNNNNNNNNNNNNNNNNNNNNNNNNNNNNNNNNNNNNNNNNNNNNNNNNNNNNNNNNNNNNNNNNNNNNNNNNNNNNNNNNNNNNNNNNNNNNNNNNNNNNNNNNNNNNNNNNNNNNNNNNNNNNNNNNNNNNNNNNNNNNNNNNNNNNNNNNNNNNNNNNNNNNNNNNNNNNNNNNNNNNNNNNNNNNNNNNNNNNNNNNNNNNNNNNNNNNNNNNNNNNNNNNNNNNNNNNNNNNNNNNNNNNNNNNNNNNNNNNNNNNNNNNNNNNNNNNNNNNNNNNNNNNNNNNNattttttttcattttaattttgttttatagaatatattgataatataattggttaatagAAATGGTAAGAACTAGAGGCGCATCATCTTTC
This genomic interval from Vigna radiata var. radiata cultivar VC1973A chromosome 8, Vradiata_ver6, whole genome shotgun sequence contains the following:
- the LOC106771085 gene encoding glycine cleavage system H protein 2, mitochondrial, with the translated sequence MACRQLWASRAASYLRISVFNRGFSNVVKDLKYADSHEWVKVDGNSATVGITDHAQDHLGDVVYVELPEVGATVTQGDSFGAVESVKATSDINSPVSGKVIEVNEELSSSPALVNSSPYKDGWIIKVELSDSGELNKLMDSEKYSKFCEEEDSH